One genomic region from Electrophorus electricus isolate fEleEle1 chromosome 23, fEleEle1.pri, whole genome shotgun sequence encodes:
- the atp5pb gene encoding ATP synthase F(0) complex subunit B1, mitochondrial isoform X1 yields the protein MLSRLVLASGSALKNSGSFGACMVQASRSLHSSPQSLAPVPPLPEKGGKIRHGIFPEELFTLLYPKTGVTGPYMLGTGLALYLLSKEIYIINHETIAAASIGAVIIYGVKKYGSQVAAFIDKLNEEKVAKVQEVKELSMSSLAQAIENEKKEQWRVEGRHMLFDAKRNNVAMLLETNYRERLHMVTNEVKKRLDYQVQLQNLQRRMEQEHMVSWVEQNVIKSITLQQEKESIAKCIADLKLLAKATQARTTV from the exons ATGCTGTCGAGACTTGTACTCGCTTCAG GTTCTGCACTGAAAAACAGTGGTTCCTTTGGAGCTTG TATGGTCCAGGCCTCTCGGTCCCTGCATTCGTCCCCCCAGAGCCTCGCCCCTGTGCCCCCTCTGCcagagaaaggggggaaaatCCGCCATGGCATCTTCCCAGAGGAGCTTTTCACACTGCTGTACCCAAAGACTGGTGTTACAG GGCCTTACATGTTGGGCACTGGTCTAGCGCTGTACCTGCTCTCTAAGGAAATCTACATCATCAACCACGAGACCATCGCTGCTGCCTCCATTGGTGCAGTAATTATCTATGGCGTGAAGAAGTATGGTTCCCAAGTGGCAGCTTTTATTGACAAACTGAATGAG GAGAAAGTGGCTAAAGTCCAGGAGGTGAAGGAACTGTCCATGTCCAGCCTGGCTCAAGCCATCGAGAATGAGAAGAAGGAGCAATGGAGAGTGGAAGGCCGACACATGCTCTTCGATGCCAAGAGG AACAATGTGGCCATGCTGCTAGAGACCAACTACAGAGAGCGACTACATATGGTCACCAACGAGGTGAAGAAGAGGCTGGACTACCAGGTGCAGCTGCAGAATCTGCAGCGGCGCATGGAGCAGGAGCACATGGTCAGCTGGGTGGAGCAGAATGTCATCAAGAGCATAACGCTGCAGCAG GAGAAGGAAAGCATTGCCAAGTGCATTGCAGATCTGAAACTGCTGGCTAAAGCCACCCAGGCCAGAACCACGGTGTAA
- the atp5pb gene encoding ATP synthase F(0) complex subunit B1, mitochondrial isoform X2 produces the protein MVQASRSLHSSPQSLAPVPPLPEKGGKIRHGIFPEELFTLLYPKTGVTGPYMLGTGLALYLLSKEIYIINHETIAAASIGAVIIYGVKKYGSQVAAFIDKLNEEKVAKVQEVKELSMSSLAQAIENEKKEQWRVEGRHMLFDAKRNNVAMLLETNYRERLHMVTNEVKKRLDYQVQLQNLQRRMEQEHMVSWVEQNVIKSITLQQEKESIAKCIADLKLLAKATQARTTV, from the exons ATGGTCCAGGCCTCTCGGTCCCTGCATTCGTCCCCCCAGAGCCTCGCCCCTGTGCCCCCTCTGCcagagaaaggggggaaaatCCGCCATGGCATCTTCCCAGAGGAGCTTTTCACACTGCTGTACCCAAAGACTGGTGTTACAG GGCCTTACATGTTGGGCACTGGTCTAGCGCTGTACCTGCTCTCTAAGGAAATCTACATCATCAACCACGAGACCATCGCTGCTGCCTCCATTGGTGCAGTAATTATCTATGGCGTGAAGAAGTATGGTTCCCAAGTGGCAGCTTTTATTGACAAACTGAATGAG GAGAAAGTGGCTAAAGTCCAGGAGGTGAAGGAACTGTCCATGTCCAGCCTGGCTCAAGCCATCGAGAATGAGAAGAAGGAGCAATGGAGAGTGGAAGGCCGACACATGCTCTTCGATGCCAAGAGG AACAATGTGGCCATGCTGCTAGAGACCAACTACAGAGAGCGACTACATATGGTCACCAACGAGGTGAAGAAGAGGCTGGACTACCAGGTGCAGCTGCAGAATCTGCAGCGGCGCATGGAGCAGGAGCACATGGTCAGCTGGGTGGAGCAGAATGTCATCAAGAGCATAACGCTGCAGCAG GAGAAGGAAAGCATTGCCAAGTGCATTGCAGATCTGAAACTGCTGGCTAAAGCCACCCAGGCCAGAACCACGGTGTAA
- the eps8l3b gene encoding epidermal growth factor receptor kinase substrate 8-like protein 3b: MYGSNGSPPFQSRGFSPEPSSQKSDMSRPSAKSIYMQRKEYAESINRQPDTFHYRVEHLFTWELDGKMVSSMEDCVAKLKSLDSKGKVWGQDVVLQVQARCLQLCDIETKEVLESLPLSSISQTKAILYSCVYNSLLTVTVQGSGRRPPNVFLFQCEDTGAEEVREDLEKAIQHSEEVVGFQLGEMPFDIRSNLENIIGQGHPGSFRRPGPPPMQPTPPPPENPPPPFSAYQNYEDELPRSPVFAPRDEGRYSPDLREQRHQTGQLPPPSYTDTERSVEIFNHVVADIEIFMYKVDAALQQEEGSKKKKKKKKSVKKYGENFPSIGEYVASLQKMKYAFNLLGKLKGHLNNSGAPDFVHSLFSSLSFLMKQFPPAVPASVLSPLLTEPALQFLSHLVTPEEQRLWRQLGDTWNVPRSKWPNADQIPPYIPVFYDGWQPPMPVPPQSGPISQGPSRSNSQRYPDRNGIQGPSRRNSQRFPDKNGMQQPPAQLTRPPSNLPTRSGQPLLHMRVIYDFTARNRQELSVMKGEVVQVVDKSRQWWIVRNSREEEGHVPPNVLEPITGEEPARINRPPNLDMRSSPEEVTAWLQYKGFSKVTVRSLGVMHGALLLGMKRDDLRAVCPEEGGRVFFQLQAVKSALALATEAEHMQYGHR; the protein is encoded by the exons ATGTATGGGAGCAATGGTTCCCCCCCTTTCCAGTCAAG AGGTTTCTCACCAGAGCCATCCTCTCAAAAATCCGATATGTCTCGACCTAGTGCAAAATCCATCTACA TGCAAAGAAAAGAATATGCAGAATCAATCAACAGACAACCAGATACCTTTCATTACAGAGTGGAG CACCTGTTCACATGGGAGCTAGACGGGAAGATGGTGAGCAGTATGGAAGACTGTGTGGCCAAACTGAAGAGCCTGGACAGCAAAGGGAAAGTGTGGGGCCAAGACGTGGTCTTGCAGGTTCAGGCCCGGTGCCTACAGCTGTGTGACATAGAAACAAAG GAGGTGCTGGAGTCTCTTCCTCTTAGCAGCATCTCGCAGACTAAGGCTATCCTGTATAGCTGTGTGTACAACTCTCTTCTGACGGTCACCGTACAGGGCAGTGGCCGTAGACCTCCAAATGTTTTCCTGTTCCAGTGTGAGGACACTGGG GCAGAAGAAGTGAGAGAGGATCTGGAGAAAGCAATACAGCACAGTGAAGAGGTGGTGGGTTTCCAACTAGGTGAAATGCCATTTGACATCAG GAGTAATTTAGAGAACATAATAGGCCAAGGCCATCCTGGGAGTTTCCGCAGACCTGGCCCCCCGCCAATGCAGCCTACACCCCCACCTCCTGAGAACCCTCCACCTCCTTTCAGTGCCTACCAAAACTATG AGGATGAACTGCCACGGTCCCCTGTGTTCGCTCCCAGAGATGAGGGCCGTTATAGCCCAGACCTGCGTGAGCAGCGTCACCAAACAGGGCAGCTGCCTCCTCCCTCCTATACAGATACTGAGAGGAGTGTG GAAATCTTTAATCATGTAGTGGCTGATATTGAGATCTTCATGTATAAAGTTGATGCAGCTTTACAACAAGAGGAAGgaagcaagaaaaagaagaagaaaaagaaaagtgtaaaGAAATATG GTGAAAACTTCCCCTCCATAGGGGAGTATGTTGCTTCGCTTCAGAAAATGAAATACGCCTTCAATCTCTTG GGGAAGCTTAAGGGCCACTTAAACAACTCTGGAGCACCTGACTTTGTCCACAGccttttctcctccctctccttt ctgatgaagcagTTCCCTCCTGCTGTGCCCGCCTCAGTCCTGAGTCCTCTCCTCACAGAGCCAGCACTACAGTTCCTCAGCCATCTGGTCACCCCGGAGGAGCAGCGTCTCTGGAGACAGTTAGGAGACACCTGGAATGTCCCCAG ATCTAAGTGGCCAAATGCAGATCAGATCCCACCATATATTCCAGTCTTTTATGATGGCTGGCAGCCTCCTATGCCGGTCCCTCCACAGTCTGGACCCATAAGCCAGGGGCCATCACGAAGCAACAGTCAGCGGTACCCAGACAGGAACGGAATCCAGGGGCCATCACGACGCAACAGTCAGCGGTTCCCAGacaagaatggcatgcagcaacCACCTGCTCAG CTTACCAGACCTCCTAGCAACCTGCCAACTCG GTCAGGACAACCCCTGCTTCACATGCGAGTCATCTATGACTTCACTGCCAGGAACCGGCAAGAGCTGAGCGTGATGAAAGGTGAAGTGGTGCAG GTGGTAGACAAGTCAAGGCAATGGTGGATAGTGCGAAACAGTCGTGAGGAGGAGGGTCATGTGCCACCAAATGTTCTAGAACCAATCACTGGAGAGGAGCCTgca AGAATAAATAGACCTCCAAATCTGGATATGAGGTCCAGCCCAGAGGAAGTCACAGCCTGGCTGCAATATAAGGGCTTCTCAAAAGT GACAGTGCGTAGCCTGGGTGTGATGCATGGAGCTCTGCTCCTGGGGATGAAGCGTGATGATTTACGAGCTGTTTGCCCAGAAGAAGGAGGTCGCGTCTTCTTCCAGCTGCAGGCCGttaaatcagctctggcg CTTGCCACTGAGGCAGAACATATGCAGTACGGTCACCGTTAA
- the LOC113575509 gene encoding glutathione S-transferase Mu 3-like, which produces MVILAYWDIRGLAQPIRLLLEYTGTQYEEKFYSCGEAPNYDKNCWFEEKAKLKMDFPNLPYLEDGDRKIVQSNAIMRYIARKHNLCGETEDEKTRVDILENQAMDFRNGFVLVCYGDFENKKQGYLEALPGVLKQFSEFLGDRKWFAGDKITFPDFVMYELLDQHRMFEPKCLDNFKNIRDFLDRFEALEKIAAYMKSSRFMKTPVNNKMAKWGNKKE; this is translated from the exons ATGGTTATATTGGCTTACTGGGATATTCGGGGG CTTGCTCAGCCCATCCGTTTGCTTTTGGAATACACAGGGACCCAGTATGAGGAAAAATTCTATTCCTGTGGAGAAG CTCCCAATTATGACAAAAACTGTTGGTTTGAGGAGAAGGCCAAACTCAAAATGGACTTCCCCAAT TTGCCTTATCTTGAGGATGGTGACAGGAAAATTGTACAGAGCAATGCAATAATGAGATACATTGCTCGAAAGCACAATCTCT GTGGAGAAACGGAGGATGAGAAGACCAGAGTGGACATCCTAGAGAATCAAGCAATGGACTTCCGTAATGGCTTTGTCCTGGTCTGCTATGGAGATTTT gaaaataaaaagcaagGTTACTTGGAGGCACTTCCAGGAGTTCTTAAGCAATTCTCTGAGTTCTTGGGGGACAGGAAGTGGTTTGCTGGTGACAAG ATCACATTTCCAGACTTTGTCATGTATGAGTTGTTGGACCAGCACCGCATGTTTGAACCAAAGTGTTTGGATAACTTTAAGAACATCAGAGATTTCCTGGACCGATTTGAG GCACTTGAGAAAATAGCAGCATACATGAAGTCAAGCAGGTTTATGAAAACACCAGTTAACAACAAGATGGCTAAGTGGGGGAACAAGAAGGAGTGA
- the ampd2b gene encoding AMP deaminase 2 isoform X1, which yields MTSKLPSSKPKPTSPFRKRGSLQYAASTDVRGGHHLLTSQYSLPGIPVAKHGPVDLRTSMDGKYKEIAEELFSRSLAESEMRSAPYEFPEDSPIEQLEERRHRLQRQISQDIKYEPEILLRAKQEFMKTDSASDLERLKEQNQVPGDLYPERELIPEREYQRVTISGDEKCGVPFTDLLDAAKCVVKALFIREKYMTLSDQSFCTTTLRFLHELGDKPLDLDVYEDLPEASVTADAPFHPPVSKTHPYEGLDPTSLPPDMGYSLKMLDGVIHVYTHKSKIEKATELDLPYPDLQEYIADMNVMMALIINGPVKSFCYRRLQYLSSKFQMHILLNEMKELAAQRKVPHRDFYNIRKVDTHIHASSCMNQKHLLRFIKRAMKKSPKEIVHVEKGREQTLMEVFESMNLTAFDLSVDTLDMHADRNTFHRFDKFNAKYNPIGESILREIFIKTDNHIEGKYFAHIIKEVMADLEESKYQNVELRLSIYGRSRDEWDKLAQWAVRHQVYSDNVRWLVQVPRLFDVYHTKKQLCNFQEMLENIFMPLFEVTVNPSSHPELHVFLQHVVGFDSVDDESKPEQHIFNLDSPLPANWIEEDNPPYSYYLYYMYANMTVLNDLRRRRNFNAFVLRPHCGEAGPIHHLVSGFMLSENISHGLLLRKAPVLQYLYYLAQIGIAMSPLSNNSLFLSYHRNPLPEYLSRGLMVSLSTDDPLQFHFTKEPLMEEYSIAAQVWKLSSCDMCELARNSVLMSGFSNKMKSYWLGPNYMKEGQDGNDIRRTNVPDIRVAYRFETLCEELNLITQAVRSEELETIEEEASMCMSTVQGAQ from the exons atgtgCGTGGTGGCCATCATCTCCTAACTTCCCAGTATTCCTTGCCTGGTATCCCAGTAGCCAAGCACGGACCTGTTGACCTGCGGACTTCCATGGATGGCAAATACAAAGAAATTGCTGAG gagctgtTCTCGCGCAGCCTGGCGGAAAGCGAAATGCGAAGTGCTCCCTATGAGTTTCCAGAAGACAGCCCCATCGAACAGCTGGAAGAGAGGCGTCACCGGCTCCAGCGGCAGATAAGCCAGGACATCAA GTATGAGCCTGAGATTCTCCTGAGAGCCAAGCAAGAATTTATGAAGACAGACAGCGCCTCAGATCTGGA GCGCCTGAAGGAGCAGAACCAAGTGCCTGGCGACCTGTACCCAGAGCGAGAATTAATACCGGAGAGGGAGTACCAGCGAGTCACCATCTCTGGAGATGAGAAATGTGGA GTCCCCTTCACAGACCTGCTGGATGCTGCTAAGTGTGTGGTGAAGGCTCTGTTCATCAGAGAGAAGTATATGACCCTCTCCGACCAGAGTTTCTGCACGACTACGTTGCGCTTCCTGCATGAGCTTGGAGACAAGCCTCTGGACCTGGACGTGTATGAGGACCTGCCCGAGGCCTCCGTAACTGCAG ATGCCCCATTTCACCCCCCTGTATCTAAGACCCACCCCTACGAGGGTCTAGATCCTACAAGTTTGCCCCCGGATATGGGCTACAGCCTCAAAATGCTGGATGGCGTCATACATGTGTATACTCACAAAAGCAAAATAGAGAA GGCCACGGAGCTAGATCTACCCTACCCAGACCTGCAGGAGTATATCGCTGACATGAATGTCATGATGGCTCTCATCATTAATGGGCCAGT GAAATCTTTCTGTTATCGTCGACTCCAGTACCTGAGCTCAAAGTTTCAGATGCACATCCTCTTAAATGAGATGAAAGAGttggcagcacagaggaaggTTCCTCACCGTGACTTCTACAACATACGCAAG GTGGATACACATATCCATGCCTCATCTTGCATGAATCAGAAGCACCTGCTCCGCTTCATTAAGAGGGCCATGAAGAAGTCCCCTAAAGAGATTGTCCATGTGGAGAAAGGACGTGAACAGACACTTATGGAGGTCTTTGAGAGCATGAACCTCACAGCTTTTGACCTCAGCGTGGACACACTGGACATGCATGCA GATCGGAACACGTTCCATCGCTTTGACAAATTCAACGCCAAATACAACCCCATTGGCGAGTCCATTCTCCGAGAGATCTTTATCAAAACAGACAACCATATTGAAGGGAAATATTTTGCCCACATTATCAAG GAGGTTATGGCAGACCTCGAGGAAAGTAAATATCAAAACGTTGAGCTGCGTCTTTCCATATATGGCCGCTCCAGAGATGAGTGGGACAAACTGGCCCAGTGGGCTGTCAGACACCAGGTCTACTCAGACAATGTCCGCTGGCTCGTCCAGGTCCCTCGGCTGTT CGATGTCTACCACACCAAGAAACAGCTCTGCAATTTCCAGGAAATGCTAGAGAACATCTTCATGCCTCTGTTTGAGGTCACTGTCAATCCAAGCAGCCACCCAGAACTCCATGTCTTCCTACAGCAT GTGGTTGGCTTCGACAGTGTAGATGATGAGTCCAAACCAGAGCAGCACATCTTTAACTTGGACAGTCCTCTCCCTGCCAACTGGATAGAGGAGGACAATCCACCTTACTCCTACTATCTCTACTACATGTATGCCAATATGACCGTGCTCAATGACCTGCGCAG GAGAAGGAACTTCAATGCGTTTGTGCTGAGGCCACACTGTGGCGAGGCAGGTCCTATCCACCACCTGGTGTCTGGTTTCATGCTCTCAGAGAACATCTCACATGGACTGCTCCTCAGGAAG GCTCCAGTGCTGCAGTACCTGTATTACTTGGCCCAGATCGGCATTGCCATGTCTCCCCTCAGCAACAACAGCTTGTTCCTCAGCTACCACCGTAACCCACTACCCGAGTACCTGTCCAGAGGGCTCATGGTCTCCTTATCCACTGATGACCCTCTCCAGTTCCACTTCACAAAG gaacCCCTAATGGAGGAATACAGTATAGCTGCTCAGGTGTGGAAGCTGAGCTCATGTGATATGTGTGAGCTGGCCAGAAACAGTGTGCTCATGAGTGGTTTCTCCAACAAG ATGAAGAGTTATTGGCTCGGTCCCAACTACATGAAAGAGGGCCAGGACGGCAACGACATCCGACGCACCAACGTGCCGGACATCCGCGTGGCGTACCGCTTTGAGACACTGTGTGAGGAGCTGAATCTGATCACACAGGCAGTAAGGAGTGAGGAACTCGAGACCATTGAAGAGGAAGCTTCTATGTGCATGAGCACAGTGCAGGGGGCACAGTAA
- the ampd2b gene encoding AMP deaminase 2 isoform X2, with product MDGKYKEIAEELFSRSLAESEMRSAPYEFPEDSPIEQLEERRHRLQRQISQDIKYEPEILLRAKQEFMKTDSASDLERLKEQNQVPGDLYPERELIPEREYQRVTISGDEKCGVPFTDLLDAAKCVVKALFIREKYMTLSDQSFCTTTLRFLHELGDKPLDLDVYEDLPEASVTADAPFHPPVSKTHPYEGLDPTSLPPDMGYSLKMLDGVIHVYTHKSKIEKATELDLPYPDLQEYIADMNVMMALIINGPVKSFCYRRLQYLSSKFQMHILLNEMKELAAQRKVPHRDFYNIRKVDTHIHASSCMNQKHLLRFIKRAMKKSPKEIVHVEKGREQTLMEVFESMNLTAFDLSVDTLDMHADRNTFHRFDKFNAKYNPIGESILREIFIKTDNHIEGKYFAHIIKEVMADLEESKYQNVELRLSIYGRSRDEWDKLAQWAVRHQVYSDNVRWLVQVPRLFDVYHTKKQLCNFQEMLENIFMPLFEVTVNPSSHPELHVFLQHVVGFDSVDDESKPEQHIFNLDSPLPANWIEEDNPPYSYYLYYMYANMTVLNDLRRRRNFNAFVLRPHCGEAGPIHHLVSGFMLSENISHGLLLRKAPVLQYLYYLAQIGIAMSPLSNNSLFLSYHRNPLPEYLSRGLMVSLSTDDPLQFHFTKEPLMEEYSIAAQVWKLSSCDMCELARNSVLMSGFSNKMKSYWLGPNYMKEGQDGNDIRRTNVPDIRVAYRFETLCEELNLITQAVRSEELETIEEEASMCMSTVQGAQ from the exons ATGGATGGCAAATACAAAGAAATTGCTGAG gagctgtTCTCGCGCAGCCTGGCGGAAAGCGAAATGCGAAGTGCTCCCTATGAGTTTCCAGAAGACAGCCCCATCGAACAGCTGGAAGAGAGGCGTCACCGGCTCCAGCGGCAGATAAGCCAGGACATCAA GTATGAGCCTGAGATTCTCCTGAGAGCCAAGCAAGAATTTATGAAGACAGACAGCGCCTCAGATCTGGA GCGCCTGAAGGAGCAGAACCAAGTGCCTGGCGACCTGTACCCAGAGCGAGAATTAATACCGGAGAGGGAGTACCAGCGAGTCACCATCTCTGGAGATGAGAAATGTGGA GTCCCCTTCACAGACCTGCTGGATGCTGCTAAGTGTGTGGTGAAGGCTCTGTTCATCAGAGAGAAGTATATGACCCTCTCCGACCAGAGTTTCTGCACGACTACGTTGCGCTTCCTGCATGAGCTTGGAGACAAGCCTCTGGACCTGGACGTGTATGAGGACCTGCCCGAGGCCTCCGTAACTGCAG ATGCCCCATTTCACCCCCCTGTATCTAAGACCCACCCCTACGAGGGTCTAGATCCTACAAGTTTGCCCCCGGATATGGGCTACAGCCTCAAAATGCTGGATGGCGTCATACATGTGTATACTCACAAAAGCAAAATAGAGAA GGCCACGGAGCTAGATCTACCCTACCCAGACCTGCAGGAGTATATCGCTGACATGAATGTCATGATGGCTCTCATCATTAATGGGCCAGT GAAATCTTTCTGTTATCGTCGACTCCAGTACCTGAGCTCAAAGTTTCAGATGCACATCCTCTTAAATGAGATGAAAGAGttggcagcacagaggaaggTTCCTCACCGTGACTTCTACAACATACGCAAG GTGGATACACATATCCATGCCTCATCTTGCATGAATCAGAAGCACCTGCTCCGCTTCATTAAGAGGGCCATGAAGAAGTCCCCTAAAGAGATTGTCCATGTGGAGAAAGGACGTGAACAGACACTTATGGAGGTCTTTGAGAGCATGAACCTCACAGCTTTTGACCTCAGCGTGGACACACTGGACATGCATGCA GATCGGAACACGTTCCATCGCTTTGACAAATTCAACGCCAAATACAACCCCATTGGCGAGTCCATTCTCCGAGAGATCTTTATCAAAACAGACAACCATATTGAAGGGAAATATTTTGCCCACATTATCAAG GAGGTTATGGCAGACCTCGAGGAAAGTAAATATCAAAACGTTGAGCTGCGTCTTTCCATATATGGCCGCTCCAGAGATGAGTGGGACAAACTGGCCCAGTGGGCTGTCAGACACCAGGTCTACTCAGACAATGTCCGCTGGCTCGTCCAGGTCCCTCGGCTGTT CGATGTCTACCACACCAAGAAACAGCTCTGCAATTTCCAGGAAATGCTAGAGAACATCTTCATGCCTCTGTTTGAGGTCACTGTCAATCCAAGCAGCCACCCAGAACTCCATGTCTTCCTACAGCAT GTGGTTGGCTTCGACAGTGTAGATGATGAGTCCAAACCAGAGCAGCACATCTTTAACTTGGACAGTCCTCTCCCTGCCAACTGGATAGAGGAGGACAATCCACCTTACTCCTACTATCTCTACTACATGTATGCCAATATGACCGTGCTCAATGACCTGCGCAG GAGAAGGAACTTCAATGCGTTTGTGCTGAGGCCACACTGTGGCGAGGCAGGTCCTATCCACCACCTGGTGTCTGGTTTCATGCTCTCAGAGAACATCTCACATGGACTGCTCCTCAGGAAG GCTCCAGTGCTGCAGTACCTGTATTACTTGGCCCAGATCGGCATTGCCATGTCTCCCCTCAGCAACAACAGCTTGTTCCTCAGCTACCACCGTAACCCACTACCCGAGTACCTGTCCAGAGGGCTCATGGTCTCCTTATCCACTGATGACCCTCTCCAGTTCCACTTCACAAAG gaacCCCTAATGGAGGAATACAGTATAGCTGCTCAGGTGTGGAAGCTGAGCTCATGTGATATGTGTGAGCTGGCCAGAAACAGTGTGCTCATGAGTGGTTTCTCCAACAAG ATGAAGAGTTATTGGCTCGGTCCCAACTACATGAAAGAGGGCCAGGACGGCAACGACATCCGACGCACCAACGTGCCGGACATCCGCGTGGCGTACCGCTTTGAGACACTGTGTGAGGAGCTGAATCTGATCACACAGGCAGTAAGGAGTGAGGAACTCGAGACCATTGAAGAGGAAGCTTCTATGTGCATGAGCACAGTGCAGGGGGCACAGTAA